The Cervus canadensis isolate Bull #8, Minnesota chromosome 24, ASM1932006v1, whole genome shotgun sequence nucleotide sequence CTTGGTCAAGGTCATAGAGCTGGTATTGGCAGAGCTGAGGTGTGAACCCAGGCCTGCCTCTTAACTATTAACCCTAGATCCTCTCCAATGTTTGGTAAGTTGACCTGAACTTCTATTTTTCTCCTCCCAAAGTAAAAATTGCCACCAAGGCCAATCCATTGGAAGAAAACTCACTGAAGCCTGACAGCCTCCGGTTCCAGCTGGAGACGTCCCTCCGGCGGCTGCAGTGTCCCCGAGTGGACCTGTTTTACCTGCACCTGCCGGACCACGGCACCCCTGTGGAAGAGACGCTGCGCGCCTGCCACCAGCTGCACCAGGAGGTGAGGGCGGCCCCCCGCTCCCCGCCCTGGCTCTGGGGCGGTCCCGGAGCAGAGCCGCCAGGGCCGGACCCCACGCCCAGGGTCCCAATCTCTGGGACTGGCTTTCTGGGCTGCGGGGGGATCTGAACATGGCCTCTCCCCTGCAGGGCAAGTTCGTGGAGCTCGGCCTCTCCAACTATGCCGCCTGGGAGGTGGCCGAGATCTGTACCCTGTGCAGGAGCAACGGCTGGATCCAGCCCACCGTGTACCAGGTGAGGCCGGGGCTGCAGACGCCCGTCTCCGTGGCGCCTGCGGTCCCAGGTCCTCTTGggccacccccctgcccccacccgccCACTCCAGAGCAGCCACTCCCCTGCTCCCAGCCTGTAGACGGCCCCTGGGGGCCCTCAGCCTGGCCACGGGCGCCCGCCCTCTCAGGCCCTGGCCCCTCTTCCCGCCTGCTTCTGGCTCTGCGGTCAGTCCGGActtgcctcccccttctccctggaAGGAGTGCCCGGGCGTCACTTAGATACCTTTCCTCTGGAAGCCTTTCCCGACAGCCCAGTGGGTCCTCCAGTCTCCAGACCCCATCTTTATGCACTGAGCGAGTATTTCTGAGAATCCGCCGTGATCACAGAAGCCACCTTTATGTGGTCACCTGTCCtgtcttgtctttttttgttgtttgtttatttggctgcctcggATCTTAGCTGCATCATGCAGGGTCTTTCATGGCGGcccacggactctctagttgcggctttcaggcttagttgccctaccagggatcagactcgtgtctcttgctttgcaaggtggattcttaaccacagaaccATCAGGAGAGCCCACTCTGCTTTGTTTTTAACTTGACTCTGACATCTCTTGAAGCAGAGGCCTCACCAGATCCACGTGTTTGAGAGCTCAGGCTCCAGCCCGCGGTTGGTGCCTGCAGATGTGTGTGGGATGGCAGAGCCAGGCCGCCGTCCCTTCCTGGGGCCCAGCACCATTTCCCGTCCAAAGTAGTGACGTTGGAAACCATGCTGGAGTCCTGGGGGTCTTGACCAAGGACTTTGAgagcaggctgggctccctggccGGCCCCGCTCAGCTGGCCCTTCTGCCCGCAGGGCATGTACAACGCCACCACCCGGCAGGTGGAGGCGGAGCTGCTGCCCTGCCTCCGGCGCTTTGGACTGAGGTTCTACGCCTACAACCCTCTGGCTGGTACGGGCTGTGGGGCTGCTGCGGGCACAGGCTTCTCTGGGCGGGAGGCCTTCCCGACCCTGTTTCTGCCCCTTCCTGACCCGGGAGAAGCCTGGCCCCAGacctgggaaggggaggggttTGCCCGGACCTCCATCCCTCCTGGTTCCCCTGCTATCACCCCCACTTCCGGTCCAGATGGCCTCCGGGGGCAGTGGCTGGGGGTCTGACTGCAGCCTTCCCGCAGGAGGCCTGCTGACCGGCAGGTACAAGTATGAGGACAAGGACGGGAAACAGCCCGAGGGCCGCTTCTTTGGGAACAGCTGGGCAGAGGTCTACAGGAATCGGTGAGCTGGGGGCAGACGGTGTCAGGacgggtggggtgggagggggtcccCATAGTCTGAAATGGAGACGCTCTAGGCTGCTTTCCTAGGGCCTCCAGGCTTTTCCTTGCTGCCTAGATCTAGCTCTCTTGAATCCTGGAGGAATTAGGAAACCCTCTGGAGGGTTTCTTCTTGTATTCTTGGAACCCCTGAGAGGAATGAGGCTCCCTGGACCTTATGCTCAACCTTCCAAGGCATGGTTCATCCCTGAGAAGCGGTGATCACCCTCCAGGAGGGAAAGACAGGGCCCCAGATGAGGAGCAGGTGGCCTGGGGTCGACGTGTGCCCCTGAACTGgctgcctgtttctccaggtaaaATAAGGGCAGGGTTTGAGTTCCTGGGAGTAGACGTCATGAGGTCTCTGGTGAGGGAGCCAGCGTCCTGGGTGCTTCCACTGCCCCCTAGAGCAGGAGACGTCCTGCTTGAGGGGACACCAGCCCCTCGATACTGcaggcttggggtgggggtgcagctGCCCGGTTGACCCTTAGGCAGTGGCCCCCGTGTGACCCCGTGGTCCTGACCCCGTGCTGCCCTCCCCACCTGTCCAGCTACTGGAAGGAGCAGCACTTCGAGGGCATCGCCCTGGTGGAGAAGGCCCTGCAGGCTGCGTACGGCAGCAGCGCCCCCAGCATGACCTCAGCCGCCCTCCGCTGGATGTACCACCACTCCCAGCTCCAGgtaacctccccccaccccccactctccCCGGAAGCCCCGCTCCTGCTCTCTTTGAGGAGCCAGCATGATGTCTGAATCGTTTTTCCCTCTGAAATCTCCCTCTGGTCCGGTTCTCATGGCAGCCTTCCTGTTGTTCTGGGTGGCTGCCCAAATTCCAGGCTCTGTCACGAGGGCTTTACAAGCACGTATTGAATGATTACTTAGGCCTGATGAGGTGGAATTGTTCCAGTTTTACTGATGAGCAAACAGCTGTGAACGGGAGAGAACGTTGTAGTCACGGACTTGATATAAAACCCGCTGGTCCTGCTCCTCTGCGGGGAGTGGGGTTTCCTTCTCTCTTTGGTGTCCCCTGTCTTCTGGCTGAAGCTTTTCTCCAGCCTCAGCCGTTCACAGTTGCATAGTCTCTGGCACGTATATAGCAGGTTTGCATTAAGTGGGAGTTCGGTGCTTTGAATAATTTCTCATTCCCACAAGCACGGTGAAAACTGAGATCTGAGTCCCTGGGCTTACACAGCTAAGCCAGGTTCGCACAGGTCTGAACTGAGGTCTGAGCGAGGACGAACATTGTGGCAGCAGAGGAACGAAGACAGGCTTCGGGGTCGCGTGGTTACGGCTGCTGAACACACCATACGTGCTCTGTACAACTATCGATCGCTTACGGTGAATGATGTTGGCTTCttgatctccgaagaagatttagGTTAGGGACCAAGGACCGGGCTTGATCACTCACAGCTTTCGTGTGGCAGAAGTTTATTACAGTGAGAAAGGAcacagaaagcttctgacacagacatcaggaAGGGTCAGAGAGTGCCCCATGCGCTAGTTTTATCAAGGCCTTATGTACTTTTacgacttccctgctggctcagatggtaaagcgtctgcccacagtgtgggagacctgggttcagtccctgggttgggaagatctcctggagaaggaaatggcaacccactccagtatttttgtctggaaaatcccatggacagagaaacctggtaggctacagtccatgggttcacaaagagtcggacacgactgagcgacttcactttcactttatatacttttaccagacccactcccacaacatacgtTAACCTTTCTAttgaaaggtcttaccagacccactcctacTTCACagaacaggattagtcagaaggttcttgttaaaaaggagaaacatgtcctccagCAAGATACACTGTTGTTATataacccttcagttcagttcagtcgctcagttgtgtctctttgcggtcccatggactgcagcacgccaggcttccctgtccatcaccaactcccagagtccacccaaacacatgtccattgagtaggtgatgccatccaaccatctcatcctctgtcgtccccttctccttctgccttcaatctttcccagcagattgggaaatgagtcagttcttcacatcaggtggccaaagtattggagcttcagcttcagcatcagtccttccaatgaatattcaggactaaattcctttaggatggactggttggatctccttgcagtccaagggactctcaaaagtcttctccaacaccacagttctaaagcatcaattcttcggtgctcagctttctttatagtccaactctcacatccatacatgactattggaaaaaccatagccttgactagatggacctttgttggcaaagtaatgtctctgctttataatctgctgtctaggttggtcataactttccttccaaggaacaagtgtcttttaatttcatggctgcagtcaccatctgaagtgattcaGTAGCCCAAAAAAATAgccagtttccattgtttccccatctatttgccatgaagtgatgggaccagatgccatgattttagttttctgaatgttgagctttaagccaactttttcactctcctctttcactttcattaagaggctctttagtttttcctcactttctgccataaagggggtattatctgcatatctgaggttattgatatttctcccagcaatcttgattccagcttgtgcttcttccagtccagcgtttctcatgatgtactctgcatataagttaaataagcagggtgacaatatacagccttgacgtactccttttcctatttggaaccagtctattgttccatgtccagttctagctgttgcttcctgacctgcatacagatttttcaagaggcaggtcaggtggtctggtattcccatctcttgaagaatcttccagtttattgtgatctacacagtcaaagg carries:
- the LOC122426640 gene encoding aflatoxin B1 aldehyde reductase member 3-like isoform X2, giving the protein MAQSYPRGVPTRPATVLGAVEMGRRMDVPSSAAAVRSFLEHGHTEIDTAFVYADGQSESILGGLGLGLGGRDCKVKIATKANPLEENSLKPDSLRFQLETSLRRLQCPRVDLFYLHLPDHGTPVEETLRACHQLHQEGKFVELGLSNYAAWEVAEICTLCRSNGWIQPTVYQGMYNATTRQVEAELLPCLRRFGLRFYAYNPLAGGLLTGRYKYEDKDGKQPEGRFFGNSWAEVYRNRYWKEQHFEGIALVEKALQAAYGSSAPSMTSAALRWMYHHSQLQILRSAAGPP
- the LOC122426640 gene encoding aflatoxin B1 aldehyde reductase member 3-like isoform X1, yielding MAQSYPRGVPTRPATVLGAVEMGRRMDVPSSAAAVRSFLEHGHTEIDTAFVYADGQSESILGGLGLGLGGRDCKVKIATKANPLEENSLKPDSLRFQLETSLRRLQCPRVDLFYLHLPDHGTPVEETLRACHQLHQEGKFVELGLSNYAAWEVAEICTLCRSNGWIQPTVYQGMYNATTRQVEAELLPCLRRFGLRFYAYNPLAGGLLTGRYKYEDKDGKQPEGRFFGNSWAEVYRNRYWKEQHFEGIALVEKALQAAYGSSAPSMTSAALRWMYHHSQLQGLHGDAVILGMSSLEQLEENLAAVKAGSLEPAVVQAFDQAWRLVAHDCPNYFR